In a genomic window of Maricaulis maris MCS10:
- a CDS encoding helix-turn-helix transcriptional regulator, with the protein MDMLAVQLKQDGLCTVSDLARQHDVSERTIARDLLLMREQGLPIDSDRGRGGGVRLDRNWGVGRLNLSYAEAVDLLISIEVSEQMRSPMFLASLGSVRRQLVASFSPDKRNKVTRMKSRILIGDTASTYVQSGVAAPPKPVVQALHQAFMDQEMLAIGYRREDGVTSERQIEPHYLLLKYPVWYVVAFDHLREATRVFRCDRILSARRTGTQFRLLPRDAFASSLDGNDLLV; encoded by the coding sequence ATGGACATGCTGGCTGTCCAGCTCAAGCAGGATGGGCTGTGCACGGTCAGCGATCTCGCACGGCAACATGATGTCAGCGAGCGCACGATTGCCCGTGATCTTTTGCTCATGCGCGAGCAGGGCTTGCCCATTGATTCCGACCGGGGGCGGGGTGGCGGCGTGCGGCTCGACCGCAATTGGGGGGTGGGCCGGCTGAACCTTTCCTATGCCGAAGCCGTTGACCTGCTGATTAGTATCGAGGTGTCCGAACAGATGCGCTCGCCGATGTTCCTGGCCAGCCTGGGATCGGTGCGGCGACAGCTTGTGGCGTCCTTCTCGCCGGACAAACGCAACAAGGTGACCCGGATGAAGTCCCGGATCCTGATTGGCGACACGGCCTCTACCTATGTCCAGTCGGGTGTCGCTGCGCCGCCGAAACCCGTCGTGCAGGCCTTGCACCAGGCCTTCATGGATCAGGAAATGCTGGCGATCGGATACCGGCGCGAAGACGGCGTGACGTCCGAACGGCAGATCGAGCCGCACTATCTCCTGCTGAAATACCCGGTCTGGTATGTGGTCGCCTTCGATCATCTCCGGGAGGCGACGCGTGTGTTCCGGTGTGACCGGATCCTGTCGGCCAGACGGACTGGCACGCAGTTCCGGCTTTTGCCCAGGGACGCGTTCGCGTCGTCGCTGGATGGCAATGATTTGTTGGTGTGA
- a CDS encoding VOC family protein, whose amino-acid sequence MKMNYFVVGTNDKDASTRFYDAFFAEFGIKQVMSNDRMTYWQSEDFAFAVAIPFDEQAATNGNGTMVGFALESEDAVQRLHSKVIELGGKCAGAPGNRGPMFSAYVRDLDNNKLCFSA is encoded by the coding sequence ATGAAAATGAACTATTTCGTCGTCGGCACGAATGACAAGGACGCATCGACCCGGTTCTACGATGCGTTTTTCGCGGAATTCGGCATCAAGCAGGTGATGTCGAATGACCGGATGACCTATTGGCAGAGCGAGGACTTCGCCTTTGCGGTCGCCATCCCGTTCGACGAACAAGCCGCGACCAATGGAAACGGGACCATGGTCGGCTTCGCGCTTGAATCCGAGGACGCGGTGCAACGGCTGCACAGCAAGGTCATTGAGCTGGGCGGCAAGTGCGCCGGTGCGCCCGGCAATCGTGGTCCGATGTTCTCGGCCTATGTCCGCGATCTCGACAATAACAAGTTATGCTTTTCGGCGTGA
- a CDS encoding uracil-DNA glycosylase codes for MTVTIPPEAPLDCPLCPRLVAFREAVAVDHPDWHNAPVESFGSDQARLLIIGLAPGLRGANRTGRPFTGDWAGDLLYATLDRFGFSRGTYASHAGDGVELVDAMITNAVRCVPPENKPVGAEANACRPFLTSRIAAMPRLTAVLCLGKISHDNTLRALGLPLKTVKFGHAATADIPGPNGSLRLFDSYHCSRYNTNTGRLTEAMFDAVFADIRAWLDRTP; via the coding sequence GTGACTGTCACCATTCCACCCGAAGCGCCACTGGATTGCCCGCTCTGCCCGCGCCTGGTCGCCTTTCGCGAGGCTGTCGCAGTCGATCACCCCGACTGGCACAACGCACCGGTCGAGTCGTTCGGATCAGATCAGGCCCGGTTGCTGATCATCGGCCTGGCACCCGGATTGCGCGGCGCCAACCGGACCGGCCGCCCCTTCACTGGTGACTGGGCCGGCGACCTTTTGTACGCGACCCTCGACCGTTTCGGGTTTTCCCGCGGCACCTATGCCAGTCATGCCGGAGACGGCGTCGAGTTGGTCGACGCCATGATCACCAATGCCGTTCGCTGCGTGCCGCCCGAGAACAAACCAGTCGGCGCCGAGGCCAATGCCTGTCGCCCCTTCCTGACCAGCCGCATCGCAGCGATGCCGCGCCTGACAGCGGTGTTATGTCTGGGAAAGATCTCGCACGACAACACGCTGAGAGCCCTCGGCCTGCCGCTCAAGACGGTCAAGTTCGGACACGCTGCGACAGCCGACATCCCCGGCCCGAACGGCTCGCTGCGCCTGTTCGACAGCTATCATTGCTCCCGCTACAACACCAATACCGGCCGGCTGACCGAGGCCATGTTCGACGCCGTCTTCGCCGACATCCGGGCCTGGCTGGACAGGACACCCTGA
- a CDS encoding threonine ammonia-lyase, whose product MTHPVDLPVYADILDAAKRLEGKAVETPLLRNDRLDDRLGAKLFVKAECLQRTGSFKFRGAFNRISRLSDVEKERGIVAYSSGNHAQGVAAAAQLNGTHAKILMPADAPRSKVEGVLFWGGDVVPFDRATENREALGAAICEAEGRILVPPYEDPRIIAGQGTAGLEAANQLQALGERPDIVVCCAGGGGLIAGVGMAMRHAFPDVEIWAAEPAGFDDHKRSLASGRRETNERLTGSICDAIITPTPGALTWALNSTQLTGGAAISDGEALDAMIAAWRHLKIVVEPGGVAALAAVLSGKIDIAGKTVCVLATGGNVDAEVFQMALARA is encoded by the coding sequence GTGACCCATCCTGTAGATCTGCCTGTATATGCGGACATTCTTGATGCGGCGAAGCGATTGGAGGGGAAGGCGGTCGAGACGCCCTTGCTCCGCAATGACCGGCTCGACGACAGGCTGGGTGCAAAACTGTTTGTGAAAGCCGAATGCCTGCAGCGCACCGGCTCCTTCAAGTTTCGCGGCGCCTTCAACCGTATCTCCCGCCTGTCCGACGTCGAGAAAGAACGCGGCATTGTTGCCTACTCATCCGGCAATCACGCCCAGGGTGTGGCCGCTGCCGCGCAGCTGAACGGCACGCACGCGAAGATCCTCATGCCGGCCGATGCGCCGCGTTCCAAGGTGGAAGGCGTTCTGTTCTGGGGTGGCGACGTGGTGCCGTTCGACCGTGCGACCGAAAACCGCGAAGCTCTGGGCGCTGCGATATGTGAAGCCGAAGGGCGGATTCTGGTGCCGCCCTATGAAGACCCCCGGATCATAGCCGGACAGGGCACGGCCGGCCTCGAGGCGGCCAATCAGTTGCAGGCCCTGGGCGAGCGTCCCGACATTGTTGTCTGTTGCGCCGGCGGTGGCGGGTTGATCGCCGGTGTCGGCATGGCGATGCGGCATGCCTTCCCCGATGTTGAAATCTGGGCGGCCGAGCCGGCCGGATTTGATGATCACAAGCGATCACTGGCCAGTGGGCGCCGCGAGACCAATGAACGCCTGACCGGTTCGATCTGTGACGCGATCATCACTCCGACCCCCGGCGCCCTGACCTGGGCTCTCAATTCAACCCAGCTCACCGGCGGCGCCGCGATCTCGGACGGTGAAGCCCTCGACGCGATGATCGCGGCCTGGCGTCATCTCAAAATCGTGGTCGAGCCTGGCGGTGTGGCTGCCCTGGCGGCCGTCCTGTCGGGCAAGATCGACATCGCTGGCAAAACGGTCTGCGTGCTGGCGACCGGCGGCAATGTCGACGCGGAGGTTTTCCAGATGGCACTGGCACGGGCGTGA
- a CDS encoding helix-turn-helix domain-containing protein: MAFKADADKIKRWREERHWSQEHLAELAGIGLRTIQRIETGEAASRETLMALAAAFNVDVLALCVDPEVEAGELVRRRNAKGRAALQLSFWIHLASYLFGMIIFAGISLGSGWFVMKWPMIWWTVGIAGHALPVIFMEVVTRYQERY, translated from the coding sequence ATGGCTTTCAAGGCAGACGCAGACAAGATCAAACGCTGGCGTGAAGAGCGACACTGGTCGCAGGAACATCTCGCCGAACTGGCCGGTATCGGCCTGCGGACGATTCAGCGGATCGAGACCGGTGAGGCCGCCTCACGCGAGACACTCATGGCCCTGGCTGCGGCCTTCAATGTCGATGTGCTGGCCTTGTGTGTCGATCCCGAGGTCGAGGCCGGCGAGCTTGTCCGCCGGCGCAATGCCAAGGGCAGGGCGGCCTTGCAGCTTTCCTTCTGGATCCATCTCGCCAGCTATCTCTTCGGCATGATCATCTTTGCCGGCATCAGCCTGGGTTCGGGCTGGTTCGTCATGAAATGGCCGATGATCTGGTGGACGGTCGGGATCGCCGGTCACGCCCTGCCGGTCATCTTCATGGAAGTCGTGACGCGGTACCAGGAGCGATACTAG
- the folK gene encoding 2-amino-4-hydroxy-6-hydroxymethyldihydropteridine diphosphokinase: MNTGKQSAPIYIALGANLPLGEWSPRETLARARIALAEAGLGIVSASSDWHSPAWPDPSEPPYVNAVAEIASDQSARAILERLHAIEATFGRKRAVCNEPRPLDLDLIDCRGERTDAPDGLVLPHPRATSRAFVLLPLAEIAPGWSDPVSGQSIIDLIAALPQADRSATYKLQESGKLSPDHLAFEGRGD, from the coding sequence ATGAATACGGGAAAACAATCTGCGCCGATATATATCGCGCTCGGGGCCAATCTTCCACTGGGCGAGTGGAGCCCGCGTGAGACCCTTGCCCGGGCGCGGATCGCCCTGGCAGAGGCGGGTCTCGGTATCGTGTCGGCGTCCTCGGACTGGCATAGCCCGGCCTGGCCCGACCCGTCCGAGCCGCCCTATGTCAACGCCGTTGCCGAGATTGCCTCGGACCAGTCCGCCCGGGCCATCCTCGAAAGGCTGCACGCCATTGAAGCGACTTTCGGACGCAAGCGCGCCGTGTGCAATGAGCCGCGGCCGCTCGATCTTGATCTCATTGATTGTCGGGGCGAGCGGACAGACGCGCCGGACGGGTTGGTCCTTCCCCATCCCAGGGCCACGTCACGAGCCTTCGTGTTACTGCCACTGGCCGAGATTGCGCCGGGCTGGAGCGACCCGGTGAGCGGACAGTCCATCATTGATCTGATCGCCGCATTGCCGCAGGCGGATCGCAGCGCAACATACAAGCTGCAAGAGAGCGGAAAACTCTCACCCGACCACCTTGCTTTTGAAGGGCGAGGGGATTAG
- a CDS encoding lytic transglycosylase domain-containing protein, whose protein sequence is MIARCVSAFVLLALSVAAEAQLPTPRMRPEPINFSQYLSDADFNRFREGLDAADDEDWARVRELRLELTDTAARDILLWRIALNDARASFLELDLALTELDNWPRDSFIRSEAESKIDGSGLTAPFILGWFEENPPTTGRGRIAHAEALIGVGRIAEGEALLRETWRSGRLASQVQSDTYSRHQDVFTEDDHMARIDYLIWSNQRTLARRVLPLLSGNNRNLADARLRLAGRQSGVDRAVDRIPASLSNDPGLVFERARWRRRSGMRDSTLPLLLQLPDSHTDVTALELMWTERKLMILTLVRDQDYDTAYQLARAHGMSSGADFADAEFMAGWLALVHLDRPEDALAHFTRLRDNVSTPVSQSRGSYWMARALDALGRSDEAAVIYAEAGQHSTAYYGQLALTQLTDTVGELALERDPEPTPEAVIRFEARPLVRAMRLLAEQNEEYYFRLFSYRLDDQLTDPQEAVLLARLASNYLYLRQAVRAAKAARLRGIILPQSAYPTIQLPAQTNVRAQRPEDALTHSIIRQETEFGQHAVSGAGARGMMQLMPATARATARDLGETYRYSWLTDDLDYNLTLAMHHLAEVVDDYDGSYVIALAAYNAGSHRANRWIRDYGDPRDPDVDPVDWVESIPFSETRNYVQRVMENLQVYRSRLNDDAAVPLLIEDDMHRGAAPVRIMVDPEE, encoded by the coding sequence ATGATCGCACGTTGCGTTTCCGCGTTTGTATTGCTTGCCCTGTCTGTCGCCGCCGAGGCGCAGCTTCCCACGCCCCGTATGCGGCCGGAGCCCATCAATTTCTCGCAATACCTCTCCGATGCCGACTTCAACCGGTTTCGTGAGGGCTTGGATGCCGCTGACGACGAAGACTGGGCCCGGGTCCGCGAATTGCGACTCGAACTGACCGACACGGCCGCGCGCGACATCCTGCTGTGGCGCATTGCACTGAACGATGCCCGCGCCAGCTTCCTTGAACTCGACCTGGCATTGACCGAGCTCGACAACTGGCCGCGTGACAGCTTTATCCGCTCCGAGGCCGAGTCGAAGATTGACGGCTCCGGCCTCACGGCGCCTTTCATTCTCGGCTGGTTCGAGGAGAACCCGCCGACGACCGGTCGCGGCCGGATTGCCCATGCCGAAGCCCTGATCGGGGTTGGCCGGATTGCCGAGGGCGAGGCGCTGTTGCGCGAGACCTGGCGCTCGGGTCGCCTCGCCAGCCAGGTCCAGAGTGACACTTATTCGCGCCACCAGGATGTCTTCACCGAAGACGACCACATGGCGCGGATCGACTATCTGATCTGGTCCAACCAGCGCACGCTCGCGCGCCGGGTATTGCCGCTCTTGTCGGGGAATAACCGCAATCTGGCCGATGCTCGGCTGCGACTGGCCGGACGGCAGAGCGGTGTTGACCGGGCCGTCGACCGGATACCTGCCAGCCTGTCGAATGACCCCGGCCTGGTCTTTGAACGTGCCCGTTGGCGCCGTCGATCAGGGATGCGCGACTCGACCCTGCCGCTTCTGCTCCAGCTGCCCGACAGCCACACCGATGTGACTGCGCTGGAATTGATGTGGACCGAACGCAAGCTAATGATCCTCACGCTGGTGCGCGACCAGGACTATGACACCGCCTACCAGCTCGCCCGGGCTCACGGCATGTCGTCCGGCGCTGACTTCGCCGACGCCGAATTCATGGCCGGATGGCTGGCACTGGTCCACCTGGACCGCCCGGAGGACGCCCTCGCCCATTTCACGCGCCTTCGGGACAATGTCTCGACCCCGGTCAGCCAGTCACGCGGTTCCTACTGGATGGCCCGCGCGCTTGATGCGCTGGGCCGGTCGGACGAGGCCGCCGTGATTTACGCCGAGGCCGGTCAGCACTCGACCGCTTATTATGGCCAGCTCGCTCTCACGCAGCTGACCGACACGGTCGGGGAACTGGCCCTGGAGCGTGATCCAGAACCGACGCCGGAAGCTGTGATCCGTTTCGAGGCCCGCCCGCTGGTCCGCGCCATGCGTCTGCTCGCGGAACAGAATGAGGAATATTATTTCCGCCTGTTCAGCTACCGGCTCGACGATCAGCTGACCGATCCGCAGGAAGCGGTCCTGCTGGCTCGCCTGGCCAGCAATTATCTTTATCTGCGTCAGGCCGTCCGCGCCGCCAAGGCCGCGCGCCTGCGCGGTATCATCCTGCCGCAAAGCGCCTATCCGACGATCCAGCTGCCGGCCCAGACCAATGTCCGCGCCCAGCGTCCGGAAGACGCGCTGACCCATTCCATCATCCGCCAGGAGACCGAGTTCGGCCAGCACGCCGTTTCCGGTGCCGGCGCCCGCGGCATGATGCAGCTGATGCCGGCCACGGCCCGTGCCACTGCCCGCGATCTGGGCGAGACCTACCGCTATAGCTGGCTGACCGATGATCTCGACTACAATCTCACCCTGGCGATGCACCACCTCGCCGAAGTGGTGGACGATTATGACGGCTCCTATGTCATCGCCCTGGCCGCCTATAATGCCGGTTCGCACCGCGCCAATCGCTGGATCCGCGACTATGGCGACCCGCGCGATCCGGACGTCGATCCGGTCGACTGGGTCGAGAGCATCCCCTTCTCGGAGACCCGCAATTACGTCCAGCGCGTGATGGAAAACCTGCAGGTCTACCGCTCACGCCTGAATGACGACGCCGCTGTCCCGCTCCTGATCGAGGACGACATGCATCGCGGCGCGGCACCGGTGCGGATCATGGTCGATCCGGAAGAGTAG
- the dapA gene encoding 4-hydroxy-tetrahydrodipicolinate synthase encodes MFKGSMTALVTPFKNGAVDEDAVAALAERQIAAGTHGLVPCGTTGENATLTFEEHMRVVEIVVVTAKGRVPVVAGTGSNSTAVAIANQRRAKELGADAGLVVAPYYNKPNAEGLFQHFKAIHDAVDLPIVVYNVPGRTVVDIQADTVARIAGLERVVGIKDATGDMARVSDHRRLIGTDFVLLSGDDPSALGFNAAGGVGAISVTSNVAPDLCAQFQDATLAGDWETARELNDKLMPLHHALFSSSSPGPAKYALSVLGVMNTELRLPLTEPNEASNAQVRAALVHAGLLDRA; translated from the coding sequence ATGTTCAAGGGATCCATGACTGCGCTCGTCACCCCATTCAAGAATGGGGCCGTGGACGAAGACGCTGTCGCTGCACTGGCCGAGCGTCAGATCGCCGCCGGTACGCACGGGCTGGTTCCGTGCGGTACGACAGGTGAAAACGCGACGCTGACCTTTGAAGAGCACATGCGCGTCGTCGAGATTGTCGTCGTCACCGCCAAGGGGCGCGTGCCGGTGGTCGCCGGGACCGGTTCCAACAGCACTGCGGTTGCCATTGCCAACCAGCGCCGGGCGAAAGAACTCGGCGCCGATGCCGGTCTTGTCGTCGCGCCCTATTACAACAAGCCAAACGCCGAAGGTCTGTTTCAACACTTCAAGGCCATCCACGACGCCGTCGATTTGCCGATTGTGGTCTACAACGTTCCCGGTCGGACCGTCGTCGACATCCAGGCTGACACCGTCGCCCGGATCGCCGGTCTCGAGCGTGTGGTCGGTATCAAGGATGCAACCGGCGACATGGCACGGGTGTCGGACCATCGCCGTTTGATCGGCACCGATTTTGTATTGCTGTCGGGTGATGATCCGTCGGCGCTCGGATTCAATGCTGCCGGTGGTGTCGGGGCGATCTCGGTCACCTCGAATGTCGCGCCGGACTTGTGCGCGCAGTTCCAGGACGCCACATTGGCAGGTGACTGGGAGACTGCGCGTGAGCTCAACGACAAGCTGATGCCTTTGCATCACGCGCTGTTCTCGTCATCCAGCCCCGGACCTGCCAAATATGCCCTGTCCGTGCTGGGCGTGATGAATACCGAGTTGCGCCTGCCGCTGACCGAGCCGAATGAGGCCTCCAATGCCCAGGTCCGGGCCGCCCTTGTCCATGCCGGCCTGCTTGATCGGGCCTGA
- the smpB gene encoding SsrA-binding protein SmpB, whose product MSKPKSETAPVAVNRRARFDYEIEETFEAGLMLMGSEVKSLREGRANIAESYVSAEREGLWLINADIPPYGPANRFNHEPKRHRKLLLKAKEIARLTGASTQQGRTIVALRLYFNGRGLAKLQIGLATGKKTVDKRQTIKDREWNKQKSRLMKNYG is encoded by the coding sequence ATGAGTAAACCCAAATCCGAGACCGCACCTGTTGCCGTCAACCGGCGAGCCCGCTTTGACTACGAGATCGAGGAAACCTTCGAGGCCGGGTTGATGCTGATGGGTTCGGAGGTGAAATCCTTGCGCGAGGGTCGCGCCAATATCGCCGAGAGCTATGTCAGTGCCGAGCGCGAAGGCCTGTGGCTGATCAATGCCGACATCCCGCCCTACGGGCCGGCCAACCGGTTCAATCACGAGCCGAAGCGGCACCGCAAGCTTCTGCTCAAGGCCAAGGAAATTGCCAGGCTGACAGGAGCCTCTACCCAGCAGGGCCGGACGATTGTTGCGCTTCGGCTCTACTTCAATGGTCGGGGGCTGGCCAAGCTCCAGATCGGTCTGGCGACCGGCAAGAAGACGGTCGACAAGCGCCAGACGATCAAGGACCGCGAGTGGAACAAGCAGAAGTCGCGCTTGATGAAGAATTACGGCTGA
- the rpoZ gene encoding DNA-directed RNA polymerase subunit omega produces MARVTVEDCIEKIPNRFRLVLMAAHRARNISAGSELTIDRDNDKNPVVALREIADETLDMDSLKDSLVNGLQRVLPSEDEEDAAREERGQQMEALPAPPVELDEAEMLKALQNDRDGAPDGRL; encoded by the coding sequence ATGGCTCGCGTCACTGTCGAAGACTGCATCGAAAAAATTCCCAATCGTTTCCGTCTGGTTCTGATGGCGGCACATCGTGCCCGCAACATCTCGGCCGGCTCCGAGCTGACGATTGATCGCGACAATGACAAGAACCCTGTCGTTGCCCTCCGCGAGATCGCGGACGAAACCCTCGACATGGACTCGCTGAAGGACAGCCTGGTCAACGGTCTGCAGCGCGTGCTGCCGAGCGAGGACGAGGAAGATGCGGCGCGCGAAGAGCGTGGCCAGCAGATGGAAGCCCTGCCGGCACCGCCGGTCGAGCTCGACGAAGCCGAGATGCTCAAGGCCCTCCAGAACGACCGGGACGGCGCGCCTGACGGCCGCCTCTAA
- a CDS encoding NYN domain-containing protein yields MAFYPDERIGLFIDGANLFSTTKALDFDIDFKRLLEEFRKRGKLIRANYYTALLEHEEYNPLRPLVDWLDYNGFSVITKPAKEYTDDHGRRRIKGDMDIELAVDMLEAATYLDHIILFTGDGDFRYALAAARAKGARISVVSSLKTSPSMISDDLRREADAFIELDDLRAMIGRAPASS; encoded by the coding sequence ATGGCATTCTACCCTGACGAGCGGATCGGTCTTTTCATCGACGGCGCCAACCTGTTCTCAACGACCAAGGCGCTGGATTTCGATATCGATTTCAAACGCCTTCTCGAGGAGTTCCGCAAGCGTGGAAAGCTGATCCGCGCCAATTACTACACGGCCCTGCTGGAGCACGAGGAATACAATCCCTTGCGCCCGCTGGTCGACTGGCTCGACTATAACGGCTTCTCGGTGATCACGAAGCCGGCCAAGGAGTACACCGACGACCATGGCCGTCGCCGGATCAAGGGTGACATGGATATCGAACTGGCGGTCGACATGCTCGAAGCCGCCACCTATCTGGACCATATCATCCTGTTCACCGGTGACGGCGATTTCCGCTACGCCCTCGCCGCGGCACGCGCCAAGGGCGCCCGGATCTCGGTCGTCTCTTCGTTGAAAACCAGCCCGTCCATGATCTCCGACGATCTGCGCCGGGAGGCAGACGCCTTTATCGAACTGGACGACTTGCGAGCCATGATCGGCCGGGCACCGGCCAGCTCGTGA
- a CDS encoding GlxA family transcriptional regulator, which translates to MLPFSANPEQIERCVAFVTFAGVKLLDVTGPLQVFQDANTFLGRTAYSTPIASYYGGPVETDAGVLLNTRRLAGIGLDEDDTLMIAGGAGVFPACRDARLVQAIQKSAEKSGRIASTCTGAFLLGAAGLLEGKRAVTHWRHCERLAEDCPGTEVDPDPIFVEDGRVWTSAGVTAGIDLALAMVERDHGRELALELARSLLVYVKRPGGQSQFSEALKQQKRSATGRFDALHFWMKDNLVADLKVESLAERSGMSPRNFARLYTDDTGMTPARAVEQFRVDAARAMLENPNVSIKTVASQTGFGNDERMRRSFARLLGVTPQAYRDRFAVETSASV; encoded by the coding sequence ATGCTCCCTTTTTCTGCCAATCCTGAACAAATCGAACGCTGCGTCGCCTTTGTGACCTTTGCCGGCGTCAAGCTGCTGGATGTGACCGGTCCGCTGCAGGTGTTCCAGGATGCCAATACCTTTCTGGGTCGCACCGCCTATTCGACCCCGATCGCCTCTTATTATGGCGGCCCTGTGGAGACCGATGCCGGTGTGCTGCTGAATACGCGGCGTCTCGCCGGGATCGGGCTGGATGAAGACGACACGCTGATGATCGCCGGAGGCGCAGGTGTCTTTCCCGCCTGCCGCGACGCCCGTCTGGTCCAGGCAATCCAGAAATCGGCCGAGAAAAGCGGGCGCATTGCCTCCACATGCACCGGTGCCTTCCTGCTGGGCGCTGCCGGACTTCTGGAGGGCAAGCGCGCGGTCACCCATTGGCGCCATTGTGAACGTCTCGCCGAAGACTGTCCCGGCACCGAGGTCGACCCGGATCCCATTTTTGTCGAGGACGGGCGGGTGTGGACCTCTGCGGGTGTCACCGCCGGTATCGATCTAGCCCTCGCCATGGTCGAACGCGACCATGGCCGCGAGCTGGCGCTCGAGCTGGCCCGGTCACTGCTCGTCTATGTGAAACGCCCCGGCGGCCAGTCCCAGTTTTCCGAGGCGCTGAAACAGCAAAAGCGGTCCGCGACCGGGCGCTTTGACGCCCTCCATTTCTGGATGAAGGACAATCTGGTCGCCGACCTCAAGGTCGAGTCACTGGCCGAGCGCTCCGGCATGAGTCCGCGCAATTTCGCCCGCCTCTATACCGATGATACGGGCATGACCCCGGCCCGCGCGGTGGAGCAGTTCCGGGTCGATGCGGCCCGGGCCATGCTGGAAAACCCCAATGTCTCGATCAAGACGGTCGCCAGCCAGACCGGCTTCGGCAATGACGAGCGCATGCGGCGGTCATTTGCCCGCCTGCTGGGCGTCACGCCGCAGGCCTATCGCGACCGGTTCGCGGTCGAGACATCAGCCAGCGTCTGA